One Periplaneta americana isolate PAMFEO1 chromosome 8, P.americana_PAMFEO1_priV1, whole genome shotgun sequence genomic region harbors:
- the LOC138704739 gene encoding helicase SRCAP-like, whose product MGSYRINLHPKKNMIKNGMMSLSLVKNSGRKLSPQSDVRVGDTGEGQIMRQYSEEKKRRLKSTARDVKTPQLPTQHDTTGKPAKPMMPDAATQSSSSDHFEESSRCYAKWEKKVEQEELWHQQKLENRLFHSSLFIDEIALGIPVPEFGLEAMPTDIEARNENLVPDPMLDPKPADILAAIEAGKQDFMPDPMLEPIPAAIEAGKKNLMPDPMLHHMPGAIEAGKQDLMPDRMLDPMPAAVLAAIEAGNQDLILDPMLDPIPAAIEAGKQNLMPDPMLDAMPAAMPVPMLDTMADPIPAAMPDPVPATMLDPIQATMLAAMPPPMLDLMPAPMLNAIPDPMLAAMPIPMLDAMPDPVPAAISAPMLAAMPDLMRAPMVDPMPAPSLEHLPAEEDEERRTKGCCWPFMRYVSCSLRRLPAIEAGKQDPMLDPMPGVILAVIKAGKQVLLPDRMLDPMPAPMLAAIEVGKRDLMPDLMLDLMPAAMKGGKQNLLPDPMLNPMPAAMLAAMPLPMLATMADPVPAVMPDPVPAALLDPIPATMLAVMPPPMLDPMLAAMPAPSLKAMPDPILAAMPVPMLDAMPDPVLAAMSAPMLAAMPDFMRGPMVDPMPVSSLEHLPAEGEKERKTKGCYRPFIGYESCRLRRLPAIEAGKQDPMLDPMPAVILAAIEAGKQDLVPDRMLDHMPAVMPSAIEADKQDLMPDRMLDPMPAAMEAGKQDLMPDRMLELMPAPMLATIEAGKHDLMPDLMLDTMPAAIEGGKQNLMRDPIIDPMPTAMLATMRIPMLPTMADPVPAALPDPIPAAMLDPVAATIPAAMPPPMLDPMLAAMSAPILNAMPDPILAAMPVPMLDAMPDPVPAAMSAPMLAAMPDLMRAPMVDPMPASSLEHLPAEEDEERRTKGCCWPFIRYVSFRFRCLAAGKQDLMTDPMLDLMPAAIKAGKQDLMADRILDSMPTAMLAAIEAGKHDLMPDRMLVPMPAAIDAGKRDLMPDPILDPMAARVAAIEAGKHDLMPDRMLDPMAAAIGAGKQDLLSDPMLDPMPAVIEAGKQDLMPDPMLDPMPNTIEAGKEDLMPDPILDPMPAAMLAAIDAGEQNLISDLMLDPMPIAIEAGKQDLMPYLMLDHMPAAMLAAIEAGKHNLMRDPVSDAVPDAIEAGKHDLIPDTMLDPMAAAIEAGKQDLMPDTMLDPMAAAIEPGKRDLMPDRMLDPMPAATETGKQDLMPDLLLDPMLTAMLAANEAGKQNLMPDPMLDPMPAAMPVPMLAFMAYPVPAAIPDPVPTAMLAAVPQPMLDPVLAAIPDPILPAMPVPMLDAMPDPVPAAMSAPMFAAMPDLMRAAIVDPMPSPSLEHLSAEEDEERRTKGCLWSFIRSVSCGLRRLFWGK is encoded by the exons atgggaagctaccgcattaatctacatcccaagaagaatatgataaaaaatggcatgatgagtctttccctggtaaaaaactccggacgtaaactatccccccaatcggatgtccgggtgggggatactggggaagggcaAATCATGAGGCAATacagtgaagagaagaaaagaagattgaagaGTACAGCGCGGGATGTGAAGACTCCACAGTTACCAA CTCAACATGATACAACTGGCAAGCCGGCAAAGCCGATGATGCCAGACGCTGCCACCCAGAGCTCGAGCAGCGATCACTTCGAGGAATCCAGCAGATGTTACGCCAAGTGGGAGAAGAAAGTCGAGCAGGAGGAGCTGTGGCATCAGCAGAAATTGGAGAATCGTCTTTTCCACTCCTCTTTGTTCAtag ATGAGATCGCACTTGGCATACCAGTGCCAGAATTCGGACTAGAGGCCATGCCAACTGATATAGAAGCCAGGAACGAAAATCtcgtgccagatcccatgttagatcctaAGCCAGCTGACATTctagctgccatagaagctggcaagcaagacttcatgccagatcccatgttagaacCTATACCagctgccatagaagctggcaaAAAAAATCTCATGCCGGATCCCATGTTACATCATATGCCAGGtgccatagaagctggcaagcaagatctcatgccagatcgcatgctAGATCCTATGCCAGCTGCCGTGTtagctgccatagaagctggcaaTCAAGATCTCATCctagatcccatgttagatcctattccagctgccatagaagctggcaagcaaaatctcatgccagatcccatgttagatgcTATGCCAGCTGCCATGCCAGTTCCCATGCTAGATACCATGGCAGATCCCATCCCTGCTGCCATGCCAGATCCCGTAccagctaccatgctagatccgaTACAAGCTACCATGTTAGCTGCCATGCCACCACCCATGTTAGATCTCATGCCAGCCCCAATGTTAAATGCTATACCAGACCCCATGTTAGCTGCCATGCCAATTCCCATGTTAGATGCCATGCCAGATCCCGTCCCTGCTGCCATATCAGCTCCCATGTTAGCAGCCATGCCAGATCTCATGCGAGCCCCCATGGTAGATCCCATGCCGGCACCTTCATTGGAACATCTACCAgcagaagaagatgaggaaagaAGAACGAAGGGTTGCTGCTGGCCCTTTATGAGATATGTATCTTGTAGCCTTCGTCGTCTACctgccatagaagctggcaagcaagatcccatgttagatcctatGCCAGGTGTCATACTAGCTGTCATAAAAGCTGGCAAGCAAGTTCTCTTGCCAGATCGCATGTTAGATcctatgccagctcccatgctagctgCCATTGAAGTTGGCAAGCGTGATCTCATGCCAGATCTCATGTTAGATCTAATGCCAGCTGCCATGAAAGGTGGCAAGCAAAATCTCTTGCCAGATCCTATGTTAAATCCTATGCCAGCTGCCATGCTAGCTGCCATGCCACTTCCGATGCTAGCTACCATGGCAGATCCCGTCCCTGCTGTCATGCCAGATCCCGTACCAGCTGCCCTGCTAGATCCCATACCAGCTACCATGCTAGCTGTAATGCCACCACCTATGTTAGATCCCATGCTAGCTGCCATGCCAGCcccctccttaaaagccatgccAGACCCCATTCTAGCTGCCATGCCAGTTCCCATGTTAGATGCCATGCCAGATCCCGTCCTTGCtgccatgtcagctcccatgttAGCAGCCATGCCAGATTTCATGCGAGGCCCCATGGTAGATCCCATGCCAGTATCTTCATTGGAACATCTACCAGCAGAaggggaaaaggaaagaaaaactaaGGGTTGCTACCGGCCCTTTATAGGATATGAATCTTGTAGACTTCGTCGTCTACctgccatagaagctggcaagcaagatcccatgttagatcctatGCCAGCTGTCATActagctgccatagaagctggcaagcaagatctcgtgccagatcgcatgttaGATCATATGCCAGCTGTCATGCCATCTGCCATAGAAGCTGACAAGCAAGATCTCATGCCAGATCGCATGTTAGATCCTATGCCAGCTGCCATGGAAGCTGGCAAGCAAGATCTCATGCCAGATCGCATGTTAGAACttatgccagctcccatgctagctaCCATTGAAGCTGGCAAGCATGATCTCATGCCAGATCTCATGTTAGATACTATGCCAGCTGCCATAGAAGGTGGCAAGCAAAATCTCATGCGAGATCCTATAATAGATCCTATGCCAACTGCCATGCTAGCTACCATGCGAATTCCCATGCTACCTACCATGGCAGATCCCGTCCCTGCTGCCTTGCCAGATCCCATACCAGCTGCCATGCTAGATCCCGTAGCAGCTACCATACCAGCTGCCATGCCACCTCCCATGTTAGATCCTATGTTAGCTGCCATGTCCGCCCCCATCTTAAATGCTATGCCAGACCCCATTCTGGCTGCCATGCCAGTTCCCATGTTAGATGCCATGCCAGATCCCGTCCCTGCtgccatgtcagctcccatgttAGCAGCCATGCCAGATCTCATGCGAGCCCCCATGGTAGATCCCATGCCGGCATCTTCATTGGAACATCTACCAgcagaagaagatgaggaaagaAGAACGAAGGGTTGCTGCTGGCCCTTTATAAGATATGTATCTTTTAGGTTTCGTTGTCTAGCTGCTGGCAAACAAGATCTCATGACAGATCCTATGTTAGATCTTATGCCAGCTGCCATAAAAGCTGGCAAGCAAGATCTCATGGCTGATCGCATATTAGATTCTATGCCAACTGCCATGCTAGCTGCCATTGAAGCTGGCAAGCATGATCTCATGCCAGATCGCATGTTAGTTCCTATGCCAGCTGCCATAGATGCTGGCAAGCGAGATCTCATGCCTGATCCCATTTTAGATCCTATGGCAGCTAGAGTGgctgccatagaagctggcaagcatGATCTCATGCCAGATCGTATGTTAGATCCTATGGCAGCTGCCATAGGAGCTGGCAAGCAAGATCTCCTgtcagatcccatgttagatcctatgccagctgtcatagaagctggcaagcaagatCTCATGCCAGACCCCATGTTAGATCCTATGCCAAATACCATAGAAGCTGGCAAGGAAGatctcatgccagatcccattTTAGATCCTATGCCTGCTGCCATGCTAGCTGCCATAGATGCTGGCGAGCAAAATCTCATTTCAGATCTCATGTTAGATCCTATGCCAATtgccatagaagctggcaagcaagatCTCATGCCATATCTCATGTTAGATCATATGCCAGCTGCCATGctagctgccatagaagctggcaagcatAATCTCATGCGAGATCCCGTGTCAGATGCTGTGCCAGAtgccatagaagctggcaagcatGACCTCATACCAGATACCATGTTAGATCCAATGGCagctgccatagaagctggcaagcaagatCTCATGCCAGATACCATGTTAGATCCTATGGCAGCTGCCATAGAACCTGGCAAGCGTGATCTCATGCCAGATCGCATGTTAGATCCTATGCCAGCTGCCACAGAAACTGGGAAGCAAGATCTCATGCCAGATCTCTTGTTAGATCCTATGCTAACTGCCATGCTAGCTGCCAATGAAGCTGGCAAACAAAatctcatgccagatcccatgttagatcctatGCCAGCTGCCATGCCAGTTCCCATGCTAGCTTTCATGGCGTATCCCGTCCCTGCTGCCATTCCAGATCCCGTACCAACTGCCATGCTAGCTGCCGTGCCACAACCCATGTTAGATCCTGTGCTAGCAGCCATTCCAGACCCCATTCTACCTGCCATGCCAGTTCCCATGTTAGATGCCATGCCAGACCCTGTCCCTGCTGCCATGTCAGCTCCAATGTTTGCAGCCATGCCAGATCTCATGCGAGCCGCCATAGTAGATCCCATGCCATCACCTTCATTGGAACATCTATCAgcagaagaagatgaggaaagaAGAACGAAGGGTTGCCTCTGGTCCTTCATAAGATCTGTATCTTGTGGGCTTCGTCGTCTTTTTTGGGGTaagtag